From a region of the Streptomyces caniferus genome:
- a CDS encoding GAF domain-containing sensor histidine kinase, whose product MTNGPGAGIPAVSTAILAMSRHLEVRDVLKTIVASARELLDAEYAALGVPDDHGGFAQFVVDGVSAEQWKAIGPLPRQHGILAAMLHNATPERLADVREDPRFGGWPAAHPDMSDFLGLPVADGDEILGALFLANKRCHGPAPAREGGCRFTEDDERLLGILAQHAAIALTNARLYERSRELTIAGERARLAHELHDAVAQKLFSLRLTAQAATALVDRDPARAKDELHQVAALAAEAADELRAAVVELRPAGLDEDGLVATLRSQTQVLDRAHSARVTFAAHCFRALPAAQEEAMLRVAQEALHNALRHSGAGQVEVTLTRDGQGALLRISDDGCGFDPGAVRRAGRHLGLVSMRDRAGGVGGKLTVESEPGKGTAVEMEVPGG is encoded by the coding sequence ATGACCAACGGACCGGGAGCCGGGATCCCCGCGGTGAGCACCGCGATCCTGGCGATGAGCAGGCATCTCGAGGTGCGCGACGTCCTCAAGACGATCGTGGCCTCGGCCCGTGAGCTGCTGGACGCCGAGTACGCCGCCCTGGGGGTGCCGGACGACCACGGCGGCTTCGCCCAGTTCGTGGTGGACGGCGTCAGTGCCGAGCAGTGGAAGGCCATCGGCCCGCTGCCCCGCCAGCACGGCATCCTCGCCGCGATGCTGCACAACGCCACCCCCGAGCGGCTCGCCGACGTCCGTGAGGACCCCCGCTTCGGCGGCTGGCCGGCCGCCCACCCGGACATGTCCGACTTCCTCGGCCTGCCGGTCGCCGACGGCGACGAGATCCTCGGCGCCCTCTTCCTGGCCAACAAGCGCTGCCACGGGCCCGCGCCCGCCCGCGAGGGCGGCTGCCGCTTCACCGAGGACGACGAGCGGCTGCTCGGCATACTCGCCCAGCACGCCGCCATCGCCCTGACCAACGCCCGCCTCTACGAGCGCAGCCGCGAGCTGACCATCGCCGGGGAACGCGCCCGGCTCGCGCACGAGCTGCACGACGCGGTCGCCCAGAAACTCTTCTCGCTCCGCCTCACCGCCCAGGCCGCCACCGCCCTCGTCGACCGCGATCCGGCGCGCGCCAAGGACGAACTGCACCAGGTCGCCGCGCTGGCCGCGGAGGCCGCCGACGAACTGCGGGCCGCCGTCGTCGAACTGCGGCCCGCCGGCCTCGACGAGGACGGCCTGGTCGCCACCCTGCGCTCCCAGACCCAGGTCCTGGACCGCGCCCACTCCGCGCGGGTCACCTTCGCGGCCCACTGCTTCCGGGCGCTGCCCGCCGCCCAGGAGGAGGCGATGCTCCGGGTCGCCCAGGAGGCGCTGCACAACGCCCTGCGGCACTCCGGTGCGGGGCAGGTCGAGGTGACCCTCACCCGCGACGGCCAGGGCGCGCTGCTGCGGATCTCCGACGACGGCTGCGGTTTCGACCCCGGCGCGGTCCGCCGGGCAGGCCGCCACCTGGGCCTGGTCTCGATGCGTGACCGCGCGGGCGGCGTCGGCGGCAAGCTCACCGTGGAATCGGAGCCCGGCAAGGGCACCGCTGTCGAGATGGAGGTGCCCGGTGGCTGA
- a CDS encoding chaplin: protein MKNIKRAAAITMVASGLALAGAGVASAHSPQAQGGAVHSPGIVSGNVVQVPVHVPVNACGITATVIGALNPSFGNPCVNF from the coding sequence GTGAAGAACATCAAGCGCGCAGCGGCCATCACGATGGTGGCGAGCGGTCTCGCCCTCGCGGGCGCCGGCGTCGCCTCGGCCCACTCCCCGCAGGCCCAGGGCGGCGCGGTGCACTCCCCGGGCATCGTCTCCGGCAACGTCGTCCAGGTTCCGGTGCACGTCCCCGTGAACGCCTGCGGCATCACCGCCACCGTCATCGGTGCGCTCAACCCCAGCTTCGGCAACCCCTGCGTCAACTTCTGA
- a CDS encoding sulfite exporter TauE/SafE family protein → MTIWEAVAVLAAGIGAGTINTVVGSGTLITFPVLLAFGLPPVTANVSNTLGLVPGSISGAIGYRSELTGQRRRILRFSVFALIGGLGGAVLLLALPSKAFDTIVPVLIAVALVLVVAQPKLAAMIRARRERNGTTAHRDGGPALLVGLMLASVYGGYFGAAQGVIYLSLMGVLLDEDLQRINALKNVLAAVVNGVAAVFFLFVAHFDWTAVALIAVGSTLGGQLGAKVGRRLPPTALRAVIVLVGLLAITQLLLK, encoded by the coding sequence GTGACCATCTGGGAAGCCGTCGCCGTCCTCGCCGCCGGAATCGGCGCCGGCACGATCAACACCGTCGTCGGGTCCGGCACCCTGATCACCTTTCCGGTGCTGCTCGCCTTCGGCCTGCCGCCCGTCACCGCCAACGTCTCCAACACCCTGGGGCTGGTGCCCGGTTCGATAAGCGGCGCCATCGGCTACCGCAGCGAACTCACCGGCCAGCGCCGCCGGATCCTGCGCTTCTCCGTCTTCGCCCTCATCGGCGGCCTCGGCGGCGCGGTCCTGTTGTTGGCGCTGCCCTCCAAAGCCTTCGACACCATCGTCCCGGTCCTGATCGCCGTCGCGCTCGTGCTCGTCGTCGCGCAGCCCAAGCTCGCCGCGATGATCCGCGCCCGGCGCGAGCGCAACGGCACCACCGCCCACCGCGACGGCGGACCGGCCCTGCTCGTCGGCCTGATGCTGGCCAGCGTCTACGGCGGCTACTTCGGCGCCGCGCAGGGGGTGATCTACCTTTCCCTGATGGGCGTGCTGCTCGACGAGGATCTCCAGCGGATCAACGCGCTGAAGAACGTTCTCGCGGCCGTGGTCAACGGCGTCGCGGCGGTCTTCTTCCTCTTCGTCGCGCACTTCGACTGGACCGCCGTCGCACTGATCGCGGTCGGCTCCACCCTCGGCGGCCAGCTCGGCGCGAAGGTGGGCCGCCGTCTGCCGCCCACCGCCCTGCGCGCCGTCATCGTCCTCGTCGGACTGCTCGCCATCACCCAACTCCTCCTCAAATAA
- a CDS encoding transglycosylase SLT domain-containing protein, whose amino-acid sequence MPKHANSGLHRLTRTHKLSVAGVAAAGAAALVFTAVPGADADQGKAQAAAVENVKPVAFSAVGTAAHAQQATIAQQADNSAAKGRAEIAAKKAAAEKAAKAKVAAVAKAKAEKARAAKAAASRSTVRAAIPAAAPKPAVKPAPKKVAAKPAAKTYPDNLDGWIRESLAIMAKKGIPGSYNGIHRNIMRESSGNPMAINNWDINAINGTPSKGLLQVIAPTFKTYHVSGTSWNMYDPVANITAACNYAAAKYGSMDNVNSAY is encoded by the coding sequence ATGCCTAAGCACGCCAATTCTGGTCTCCACCGCCTGACCCGGACGCACAAGCTCTCCGTCGCCGGTGTCGCCGCAGCCGGTGCCGCAGCTCTGGTCTTCACCGCCGTTCCGGGCGCCGATGCCGATCAGGGCAAGGCTCAGGCCGCCGCTGTCGAGAACGTGAAGCCGGTCGCCTTCAGCGCGGTCGGTACCGCCGCCCACGCCCAGCAGGCCACGATCGCCCAGCAGGCCGACAACTCCGCCGCCAAGGGCCGGGCCGAGATCGCCGCCAAGAAGGCCGCGGCGGAGAAGGCCGCCAAGGCGAAGGTCGCGGCCGTGGCGAAGGCCAAGGCCGAGAAGGCGCGTGCCGCGAAGGCCGCCGCGAGCCGGTCCACCGTACGCGCCGCGATCCCCGCCGCCGCGCCGAAGCCGGCCGTGAAGCCGGCCCCGAAGAAGGTCGCCGCGAAGCCCGCCGCCAAGACCTACCCGGACAACCTGGACGGCTGGATCCGCGAGTCGCTGGCCATCATGGCGAAGAAGGGCATCCCCGGCTCGTACAACGGCATCCACCGCAACATCATGCGGGAGTCGAGCGGTAACCCGATGGCCATCAACAACTGGGACATCAACGCCATCAACGGCACCCCGTCCAAGGGTCTGCTGCAGGTGATCGCGCCGACCTTCAAGACGTACCACGTTTCGGGCACCTCCTGGAACATGTACGACCCGGTCGCCAACATCACCGCCGCCTGCAACTACGCGGCCGCCAAGTACGGCTCGATGGACAACGTCAACTCGGCCTACTGA
- a CDS encoding NfeD family protein — MWWLIAAVGLGIPLVVTAMPEFGMLAVGAVAGAVTAGLGGGTVPQFLVFVGVSVALIAVVRPLANRHRRQSPQLASGIDALKGKSATVLERVDGGVGGRIKLAGEIWSARALDGNQVYEPGQQVDVVEIEGATAVVI, encoded by the coding sequence GTGTGGTGGCTGATCGCCGCCGTAGGACTGGGCATTCCTCTCGTCGTGACCGCGATGCCCGAATTCGGGATGCTCGCGGTCGGCGCCGTCGCCGGTGCCGTCACCGCGGGCCTCGGTGGCGGCACCGTCCCGCAATTCCTCGTGTTCGTCGGCGTATCGGTGGCACTGATCGCCGTCGTGCGCCCCCTCGCCAACCGCCACCGCCGCCAGAGTCCTCAACTGGCGTCCGGCATCGACGCGCTCAAGGGCAAGAGTGCCACGGTCCTGGAGCGGGTCGACGGCGGAGTCGGCGGCCGCATCAAACTCGCCGGTGAGATCTGGTCCGCCCGCGCCCTCGACGGCAACCAGGTCTACGAGCCCGGCCAGCAGGTCGACGTCGTCGAGATCGAAGGCGCCACCGCCGTCGTCATCTGA
- a CDS encoding ABC transporter ATP-binding protein, whose protein sequence is MSDVLELVDVSVVREGRALVDQVSWSVKEGERWVILGPNGAGKTTLLNLASSYLFPSSGSASILGEELGKVDVFDLRPRIGIAGIALADKLPRSQTVLQTVLTAAYGMTAGWQESYEDIDEQRARAFLDRLGMTAYLDRKFGTLSEGERKRTLIARAMMTDPELLLLDEPAAGLDLGGREDLVRRLGRLARDPYAPSMVMVTHHVEEIAPGFTHVLMIRQGRVLAAGPLELELTSSNLSHCFGLPLIVERNGNDRWTAQGLPLT, encoded by the coding sequence ATGAGCGATGTGCTGGAGCTGGTGGACGTATCCGTGGTCCGCGAAGGACGGGCTCTGGTGGACCAGGTCTCCTGGTCGGTGAAGGAGGGGGAGCGCTGGGTGATCCTCGGCCCGAACGGCGCCGGCAAGACCACCCTGCTGAACCTCGCCTCCAGCTACCTCTTCCCGAGCTCCGGCAGCGCCTCGATCCTCGGCGAAGAGCTCGGCAAGGTCGACGTCTTCGACCTGCGCCCGCGCATCGGCATCGCCGGCATCGCACTGGCCGACAAGCTGCCCCGCAGCCAGACCGTCCTGCAGACCGTGCTCACCGCCGCGTACGGCATGACGGCCGGCTGGCAGGAGAGCTACGAGGACATCGACGAGCAGCGCGCCCGCGCCTTCCTCGACCGCCTCGGCATGACCGCCTACCTCGACCGGAAGTTCGGCACCCTCTCCGAGGGCGAGCGCAAGCGCACCCTGATCGCCCGCGCCATGATGACCGACCCCGAGCTGCTCCTGCTGGACGAGCCGGCCGCCGGTCTCGACCTCGGCGGCCGCGAGGACCTGGTCCGCCGCCTCGGCCGGCTCGCCCGCGACCCGTACGCCCCCTCGATGGTCATGGTCACCCACCACGTCGAGGAGATCGCCCCGGGCTTCACCCACGTCCTGATGATCCGTCAGGGCAGGGTGCTGGCCGCCGGCCCCCTCGAACTCGAACTCACCTCCAGCAACCTCTCCCACTGCTTCGGCCTCCCCCTGATCGTCGAGCGCAACGGCAACGACCGCTGGACCGCGCAGGGCCTGCCCCTGACCTGA
- a CDS encoding SPFH domain-containing protein yields MEPIIIVLIILVVLVFIALIKTIQVIPQASAAIVERFGRYTRTLNAGLNIVVPFIDSIRNRIDLREQVVPFPPQPVITQDNLVVNIDTVIYYQVTDARAATYEVASYIQAIEQLTVTTLRNIIGGMDLERTLTSREEINAALRGVLDEATGKWGIRVNRVELKAIEPPTSIQDSMEKQMRADRDKRAAILQAEGVRQSQILTAEGEKQSSILRAEGEAKAAALRAEGEAQAIRVVFESIHAGDPDQKLLSYQYLQMLPKIAEGDANKLWIVPSEIGDALKGLGGALGNFTPPTGGGSIPKPSSPNREAPPID; encoded by the coding sequence GTGGAACCGATCATCATCGTCCTGATCATCCTGGTGGTGCTCGTGTTCATCGCACTCATCAAAACGATCCAGGTCATCCCACAGGCCAGCGCCGCCATCGTCGAACGCTTCGGCCGCTACACCCGCACCCTCAACGCGGGCCTGAACATCGTCGTCCCGTTCATCGACTCCATCCGTAACCGCATCGACCTCCGCGAGCAGGTCGTGCCGTTCCCGCCGCAGCCGGTGATCACCCAGGACAACCTGGTCGTGAACATCGACACCGTCATCTACTACCAGGTGACCGATGCCCGCGCCGCGACCTACGAGGTCGCCAGCTACATCCAGGCCATCGAGCAGCTCACCGTCACCACCCTGCGCAACATCATCGGTGGCATGGACCTGGAGCGGACCCTGACCTCCCGTGAGGAGATCAACGCGGCGCTGCGCGGCGTCCTCGACGAGGCCACCGGCAAGTGGGGCATCCGCGTCAACCGCGTCGAGCTCAAGGCCATCGAGCCGCCGACCTCCATCCAGGACTCGATGGAGAAGCAGATGCGCGCCGACCGTGACAAGCGCGCCGCCATCCTCCAGGCCGAAGGTGTCCGGCAGTCCCAGATCCTCACCGCGGAGGGCGAGAAGCAGTCCTCGATCCTGCGTGCCGAGGGTGAGGCCAAGGCCGCGGCCCTGCGCGCCGAGGGCGAGGCCCAGGCGATCCGGGTGGTCTTCGAGTCCATCCACGCCGGCGACCCGGACCAGAAGCTGCTCTCCTACCAGTACCTCCAGATGCTCCCGAAGATCGCCGAGGGCGACGCCAACAAGCTCTGGATCGTGCCGAGCGAGATCGGCGACGCCCTCAAGGGCCTCGGCGGCGCCCTGGGCAACTTCACCCCGCCGACCGGCGGCGGCTCCATCCCCAAGCCCAGCTCGCCGAACCGTGAAGCACCCCCGATCGACTGA
- a CDS encoding S-adenosylmethionine:tRNA ribosyltransferase-isomerase produces MIAEALQVPAELSAAVPAEQRGPGLGRDAVRLMVSRGTGRTGHHLFGELPDLLAAGDVLVVNTSRTLPAAVDGRTGDGRGRGEPVVVHFSTRADRWHPAGRTVAGCWAVELRTPDGRGSTGPRAGGPAGAVVRLPGGARLVLEAPVDPGSARLWWARAAGTEVPELLRHHGRPIRYGYTDRDQPLAAYQTVFAVDSPGGGSAEMPSAARPFTAALVARLVSKGVQFAPVSLHTGVASAEAFEPPYAERFLVPPTTAWLVNAARARRRAAARRQRPAREAPAGRIVAVGTTAVRALESATGRDGRVRAAAGWTELVVTPERGVRAVDGLLTGLHEPTASHLLMLGAMADGESLRRAYAQAVRRRYLWHEFGDLHLVLPD; encoded by the coding sequence GTGATCGCGGAGGCGCTGCAGGTCCCGGCGGAGCTGTCGGCCGCGGTTCCGGCCGAGCAGCGGGGGCCGGGCCTGGGCCGGGACGCGGTACGGCTGATGGTGAGCCGGGGCACGGGCAGGACCGGCCATCACCTGTTCGGCGAGCTGCCGGATCTGCTGGCGGCCGGGGACGTGCTGGTGGTGAACACCTCGCGGACGCTGCCCGCCGCCGTGGACGGCCGGACCGGCGACGGCCGGGGGCGCGGCGAGCCGGTGGTGGTGCACTTCTCGACCCGGGCGGACCGGTGGCATCCGGCGGGACGGACGGTGGCCGGCTGCTGGGCGGTGGAGCTGCGGACCCCGGACGGCCGGGGCAGCACCGGGCCACGGGCGGGCGGCCCGGCCGGCGCGGTGGTGCGGCTGCCCGGCGGGGCGCGGCTGGTGCTGGAGGCCCCGGTGGACCCCGGGAGCGCACGGCTGTGGTGGGCGCGGGCGGCGGGCACGGAGGTGCCCGAGCTGCTGCGGCACCACGGGCGGCCGATCCGCTACGGCTACACGGACCGGGACCAGCCGCTGGCCGCGTACCAGACGGTGTTCGCGGTGGACTCCCCCGGCGGCGGCAGCGCCGAGATGCCCAGTGCGGCCCGGCCCTTCACCGCCGCGCTGGTGGCGCGGCTGGTCAGCAAGGGTGTGCAGTTCGCGCCGGTCTCGCTGCATACGGGGGTCGCCTCGGCGGAGGCGTTCGAGCCTCCGTATGCGGAGCGGTTCTTGGTGCCGCCGACCACGGCGTGGCTGGTCAACGCCGCGCGGGCCCGGCGCAGGGCGGCGGCGCGGCGGCAGCGTCCGGCGCGGGAGGCCCCGGCCGGGCGGATCGTGGCGGTGGGGACCACGGCCGTACGGGCCCTGGAATCGGCCACCGGCAGGGACGGGCGGGTGCGGGCCGCGGCCGGCTGGACGGAACTGGTGGTGACGCCGGAGCGCGGGGTCCGGGCCGTGGACGGCCTGCTCACCGGGCTGCACGAGCCCACCGCCTCCCATCTGCTGATGCTGGGGGCGATGGCGGACGGCGAGTCGCTGCGGCGCGCGTACGCACAGGCGGTGCGGCGGCGCTACCTCTGGCACGAATTCGGCGACCTGCATCTCGTGCTGCCGGACTGA
- a CDS encoding chaplin — protein sequence MNTAKKAALVLATTGIALGAAAGSAFASGGAQADGTAMLSPGIGSGNLAQVPVHVPVNATGITANVIGVLNPVFGNATANN from the coding sequence ATGAACACTGCCAAGAAGGCCGCCCTCGTCCTCGCCACCACCGGTATCGCCCTCGGTGCGGCCGCCGGATCCGCCTTCGCGTCCGGTGGTGCGCAGGCCGACGGGACGGCCATGCTCTCCCCGGGCATCGGCTCCGGCAACCTCGCCCAGGTCCCGGTGCACGTCCCCGTGAACGCCACCGGCATCACCGCCAACGTGATCGGCGTGCTCAACCCCGTCTTCGGCAACGCCACCGCGAACAACTGA
- a CDS encoding SDR family NAD(P)-dependent oxidoreductase, translating to MPVAIITGASKGLGRALAAALAGRGWDLVVDARSAGPLEEAARELRGAGVRVVALPGDVADGGHRAALVAAAGELGGLDLLVNNASVLGAEPLVRLADHPLDGLRAALEVNAVAPLGLIQEGLPLLRISSYLSSYEEVAPYIGNAAYVEDVGNSATYDPHPYVENARNAGPSDLTPFAEVRDVLIRPKGTSVGVSDATAGAGGAILNISSDAAVEAYPAWGGYGSAKAALDQQSAVLAVEEPGLRVWWVDPGDMRTDLYAAAEPDEDPSARPLPGTVVPGLLHLLDERAPSGRYRAAAGAAAPDGAGSR from the coding sequence ATGCCGGTGGCGATCATCACGGGGGCATCGAAGGGGCTGGGGCGGGCGCTTGCCGCGGCGCTGGCCGGACGGGGCTGGGATCTGGTCGTGGACGCCAGGTCGGCCGGGCCGCTGGAGGAGGCGGCGCGGGAGCTGCGCGGGGCGGGGGTACGGGTCGTCGCGCTGCCCGGGGACGTGGCGGACGGCGGGCACCGGGCGGCGCTGGTGGCCGCGGCCGGAGAGCTGGGCGGGCTCGATCTGCTGGTGAACAACGCGAGCGTGCTGGGGGCCGAGCCGCTGGTACGGCTGGCGGACCATCCGCTGGACGGGCTGCGGGCGGCGCTGGAAGTGAATGCGGTGGCACCGCTCGGGCTTATCCAGGAAGGTTTGCCTCTCTTGCGTATTTCCTCCTACCTGTCCTCGTACGAGGAAGTCGCCCCTTATATAGGGAACGCTGCTTATGTAGAGGATGTCGGAAATAGCGCAACGTACGATCCACACCCTTACGTCGAGAATGCCCGAAATGCCGGACCGTCCGATTTGACCCCTTTTGCGGAGGTAAGGGATGTACTTATCCGGCCGAAAGGGACAAGCGTCGGGGTGAGTGACGCAACCGCCGGGGCAGGTGGGGCGATCCTCAACATCAGTTCGGACGCCGCGGTCGAGGCGTACCCGGCCTGGGGCGGCTACGGGTCGGCCAAGGCGGCGCTGGACCAGCAGTCGGCGGTGCTCGCGGTGGAGGAGCCGGGACTGCGGGTGTGGTGGGTGGATCCGGGCGACATGCGGACCGACCTGTACGCGGCAGCCGAACCGGACGAGGACCCCTCCGCAAGGCCGCTGCCCGGCACGGTGGTCCCCGGGCTGCTCCATCTGCTGGACGAACGGGCGCCCAGCGGGCGGTACCGCGCGGCAGCCGGGGCGGCCGCGCCCGACGGGGCGGGCTCCCGGTGA
- a CDS encoding HNH endonuclease translates to MRETLVLNASFEPLSTVSLRRAVVLVMQDKAIVEHAHPGLRIRAASVDIPVPQVIRLSRYVRVPFRRRAPWSRRGVLVRDQHRCAYCGRRATTVDHVVPRSHGGGDTWLNTVASCAEDNHRKADRTPEQAGMQLLRRPFEPTPADALLSTLGVSVRDGLPEWLALPA, encoded by the coding sequence ATGCGCGAGACGCTGGTGCTGAATGCGAGCTTCGAGCCGCTGTCGACGGTGTCGCTGCGGCGCGCGGTGGTGCTGGTCATGCAGGACAAGGCGATCGTCGAGCATGCGCACCCGGGGCTGCGGATCCGTGCCGCTTCGGTGGACATACCGGTGCCGCAGGTGATCAGGCTCAGCAGGTACGTACGGGTGCCGTTCCGAAGACGGGCGCCCTGGTCGCGGCGGGGTGTGCTGGTGCGGGACCAGCACCGGTGTGCGTACTGCGGGCGCCGGGCGACGACCGTGGACCATGTCGTGCCGCGGTCGCACGGCGGTGGGGACACCTGGCTGAATACCGTCGCCTCGTGTGCGGAGGACAATCACCGCAAGGCGGACCGTACGCCCGAGCAGGCGGGGATGCAGCTGCTGCGGCGGCCGTTCGAGCCGACGCCGGCCGATGCGCTGCTGTCGACGCTGGGGGTGTCGGTGCGGGACGGGCTGCCGGAGTGGCTGGCGCTGCCCGCGTAG
- a CDS encoding response regulator: MRVLLVDDHQVVRRGLRTFLEVQDDIEVVGEASDGAEGIAAAEELRPDVVLMDVKMPGMDGIEALRALRELDNPARVLVVTSFTEQRTVVPALRAGAAGYVYKDIDPDALAGAIRSVHAGHVLLQPEVAGALLAQEEGNNGSQGRGTSLTDREREVLGLIADGRSNREIARALVLSEKTVKTHVSNILMKLDLADRTQAALWAVRHGIGA; this comes from the coding sequence ATCCGCGTCCTGCTCGTCGACGATCACCAGGTCGTGCGCCGTGGGCTGCGCACGTTCCTGGAGGTCCAGGACGACATCGAGGTGGTGGGGGAGGCCTCCGACGGTGCCGAGGGCATCGCCGCCGCCGAAGAGCTGCGCCCGGACGTCGTCCTGATGGACGTCAAGATGCCCGGCATGGACGGCATCGAGGCGCTCCGCGCGCTGCGCGAACTGGACAATCCCGCCCGGGTGCTGGTGGTCACCAGCTTCACCGAACAGCGCACCGTCGTCCCGGCGCTGCGCGCGGGCGCGGCCGGCTACGTCTACAAGGACATCGACCCGGACGCGCTGGCCGGCGCCATCCGCTCCGTCCACGCGGGCCATGTCCTGCTGCAGCCCGAGGTGGCCGGCGCGCTGCTCGCCCAGGAGGAGGGCAACAACGGCAGCCAGGGGCGCGGGACCTCACTGACCGACCGGGAGCGCGAGGTGCTCGGCCTGATCGCGGACGGCCGCTCCAACCGCGAGATCGCCCGTGCGCTGGTGCTGTCGGAGAAGACCGTGAAGACCCATGTCTCCAACATCCTCATGAAGCTCGACCTCGCCGACCGGACGCAGGCCGCGCTGTGGGCCGTACGGCACGGCATCGGGGCCTGA